The Rhodococcus sp. B50 DNA window GTGCGGGCACTCGATTACGGTGTTCCGGAGTTCGGTAACCCCTCGGTCCGGACGTTCCCGATCGCACGCACCCGCGACGAGGTCGTCGAGTTGGTTCCCGGCGTCTACCTCGGCCGGGCGCTGCTGACGCACTCGAACGGCACGATCGCGCCGATCGCACATTTCGCTCTCCGGGACCGGCTCGGGACGGACCTGGCGTGATCTCGCTCGAGAACGCGGTCGTGGTCGTCACCGGGGGTGCGCAGGGAATCGGGCGCGCGACGGCCGCTCGGCTCACTCGACTCGGCGCGCGGGTGTGGATCGGAGATGTCGACGAGGAAGGCGTAGTCCGCACCGCCGACGAGTTGGGTGTTCGCGGTGCCCGACTCGACGTGACCGACGCGGCCTGCTTCGGTGCGTTCCTCGATCGTGTGCAGACGGACGGTCCGATCGACATGCTCGTCAACAATGCCGGTGTCATGCAGACCGGGGCGTTCCTGGACCTGCCGATCTCCGGCCACGCCGACGAGATCGGCGTCAATCTGCTCGGTGTGGTGCACGGCATGCGTCTCGTTCTGCCCGGCATGGTCGAGCGACGACAGGGACATGTCGTCAATCTCGCGTCGATGGCGGCCAAGATCACCACACCGCAGATGGCGACCTATTGTGCGACGAAGTTCGCAGTCGGGGCGCTCTCGCGGGCGGTCCGTGCGGAGATCCGTGGCTCCGGTGTCACCGTCTCCACCGTGCTCCCGGCCGCGGTGCGAACCGACATGACGAAGCGTTTCACGCTGGGGTCGGTGATTCCCACGTCCGAGGCCGACGACGTCGCACGGGCGATCGCAACGACGGTGCGTCGTCCACGGCCCGAAGTGACGATTCCGGGTTGGCTCGGCGGTATGGATCTCGTCGAGGCAGCAGTCACCGAATCGATTCTCGACCGGGTCAAGAGCATCGTCGTCACCCGGGCGATGCGCTGAACCGTGTCCGTCATACTGCAGCCGCAGTTTGTGATCCGGCGGCCCGTCTGGTAGTTGATCTTGTGTGATGCAGGTGGAGGTGCAGCAGTGGTCGTCGGGGTTCGCGGCGTTCTGTGGCCGGTTCGCGCCGCGGTTCTCCCGGGTGGAGTCGCGGCGGCGGATGGTCGCCTACATCCGGGGATTGCTCGGTGAGCTCGAACGCAAGAACGGCTGGACCCTGGCCGAGGCGGCCGGGGATGCCACCCCGGACGGGATGCAGCGGCTGCTGAACTTCTATGCCTGGGACTGCGACGGGCTGCGTGATGATGTGCGGGAGATTGTGGCCCAGACGATCGGCGACGAGACCGCCGGGGTGTTGATCATCGACGAAACCGGTTTTCTGAAGAAGGGCAGCACATCCGCCGGGGTGGCCCGACAGTACTCCGGTACTGCGGGACGGATCGAGAACTCGCAGGTCGGGGTGTTCCTGGCGTACGCCTCGCTGACGGGTCGGGCGTTGATCGACCGGGAGTTGTATCTGCCCAAGTCCTGGACCGACGACCGGCAGCGGTGCCGGGACGCCGGCATCGACGACAGCATCGAGTTTTCGACGAAACCCGAACTGGCCCAGTCGATGATCGAACGTGCGCTCGATGCCGGCCTCCCGTTCGGCTGGGTCACCGCCGACGAGGCCTACGGGCAGGCCGGCCAGCTGCGCCTGTGGCTCGAATCCCGCGGGGTGGCACACGTGTTGGCGGTACCGAAGTCGCAGATGGTGGTCACGATGCGGCTGCAGCGCCGCCGCGCCCACAGCGTGATCGCCGACCTCGACGAGTCGGTCTGGCAACCGATGAGTTGCGGCGACGGTGCGCATGGTCCCCGGATCTACGATTGGGCCGCCGCCCCGATCCGGCCGCTGCGCGAACGGGGCCGGGGTCATTGGCTTTTGGCCCGTCGCTCGCGGACCGACCCGGAGCAGATCGCCTACTACATCTGCTTCGGGGCCGCCGACACCACGCTCGACGAACTCGTCCGGGTAGCGGGCAGTCGGTGGGCGATCGAGGAGTGCTTCCAGACCGCGAAGAACGAGACCGGCCTGGATCACTATCAGGTCCGCGGTTACACCGCCTGGTACCGCCACATCACCTTGTCGATGGCCGCAGCCGCCTTCCTGACGATCCTGCGCCGCGACGCAGAAAAAGGGGCTGCGTTACCGGTTCCGAAGCGGACACCGCCGCACCGAACCCACCACCCGAGGGTCGGCATGCACTGCTGATTTCTTTCTCTGTCAACGAGATCCGACGACTGTTCAACCGCATCGTCGACCCGGTCCGTCATTCGCCCGCACACATCTGGCGTTGGTCGCTATGGCGGCGCATGCACCAAACCCGAGCACGCCTATGTCACTACGCTCGAAGACATCACAAACTGCGGCTGCAGTACGTCACCGCAGCACGGTGCCGCCGTCCACGTTGACCACCTGCCCGTTGATCCACGATCCGTCGTCGGACATCAGATAGGCGACCATGCTCGAGATGTCCGCGGCTTCACCGAGCCGAGTGCTGCGCGTGCGCGCGAGCATGCCGGCCAGCAGTTCCGGTGCCGCTCCGTTCCGGATCTCGTCGGTGAGGATCAGTCCCGGTGTCACCGCGTTCGCCCGGATACCTTCCCGTCCCCAGCGTGAGGCCACGTGCCGCGCGAGCGCGTTGATGGCCGCCTTCGTCGCCGAATAGGCAGGACGCTGCGGGTCGCCGGTGAACGAGGCGATGGACGAGGTGTAGACGATCGCGCCGCCCCCGCGCTCGAGCAGTTTCGGGACGCTGTGGCGGGTGACGAGCATGTGGCCGCGCAGATTCACGGCGACCGTCCGGTCCCAGATCTCCAGGTCGATGTCGACGACGTCGGTGTCCTTCGTGACGGCGCCCATGTCGCCGGCATTGATGTGGACGGCATCGAGCCCGCCGTACGTCTCGACGGTCTTCGCGACCAGCGCCCGCACGGATTCGTCGTCCGAGATGTCGAACTGCGCCGCCACCGCGGTACCACCGGTTTCGGTGATGGTGGTAGCCGTGCGTTCGGCGCCTTCGTAGTTCAGGTCGCCGACCACCACGCGGGCGCCCTCACGGGCGAGGCGGCGGGCGGAGTCGGCACCCAGACCGGTCGCGGCACCGGCGACCAGCACGATCTTGTCCTTCAGACCTTCCACGACATAACCTTTCGATCGATGAGAATCTGCGGCTCGAGTATGTGCGCACCGCACGGACAGAAACACCCTGCCCGACAGTCGGTTTGTGTCCGCCAGGTGTGCAAGTGCGGTGAGGCGTTCGGTGCGGACGGCGTCCCGCGCAGTGGAGCGGGGCCACCACCCGGGACGCCTCGCCGGACCGCCTACCGGGTGTGTGCGTCGATGGCCGTGTCGAGGACCCCGAGGTCTCCTCCGAGCTCCGACACGGCGGCGCGCACCACCGCTACATCCTTGGTCAGGAATTCACCGACAGCGCTGCGAAATTCCGACACCGATCCACGCATGGCGATGTTCCCCATGACCTTGCACGACGAACTGCCGTGGGGGAGAGCGGAGAACAGTGCCGCCTCGTCGACTCCGAGCTGACGGCCCAGCTCGGCCGCCTCGGCGAGCAGGCCGATCTCCGCCGCGAACAGGGCGTTGTTGACCAGCTTGACCTTCTGCCCGCTCCCGGGAGTGCCGACGTGCAGGACGGGATCACCGTAGCTCTTCAGCACCGGCGTCACGGCGGCGACAGCGTCGTCCGTCCCGCCGAGGAACAACGTCAGCGCACCGGCCGCGATGTCGTGCGGACCGCCGCTGACGGCCGCGTCGATCACCGCGACTCCGTACGGCTCGGCCGCGGCAGCCAGTGTCTCCACGGTGCGCGGGCTGATCGTGGTGTGGACGACGAGGGTCGAACCTCGCGGCATCCGTCCGAGCACACCGCCGTCGAGGCACACCTGCCGTACCTGCTCGTCGGTGAACACGCAGACGACGACGAGTTCGGCGTCGATGCCGATACCGGTGATGTCGCCGACCGCGACCGCGCTGATCTTCTCCACGGCCGCCCGAGCATCATCGTGCCGCGCAAGCACGTGCACGTCGTGTCCGCCCTCGACCAGTCGCTCGATCATGGGCAACCCCATGCGTCCGGCGCCGACGAAGTGCACGCGACTCATCGCGGGTGTCCCATCTTCTCGAGGCTCGCGTCGGCCGTGGTGAAGGTGACCCCCTCGGGGATCCCGGCTGTTGCGGCAAGACCGGCCACGAGGCTCACGTCCTTCTTCAGCAGCTCACCGGCGTGCCCGCCGATCCGGTCGAGGCTGCCCCCGGCCGACACCACGCGTCCGAGCGCGAAGCTGTTCGCGGAGCCGTGCGAGACGACCTCACCGAGACGGGCAGGATCTACGCCGAGTTCCGCACCGAGCGCCAGGGTGTTCTCGGCGAGCACCAGGTTCGCCGTGAACAACAGGTTGTTGAGGAGCTTGGTGACCAGCCCCGCTCCGGTGTCCCCGAGGTGTACCACCGGATTGCCGTAGGTGGAGAACACCGGCCGGCACCGCTCCACGACATCGCTGTCGCCGCCGACCATCACGAGCAGGGTGCCTGCGGCAGCGCCCATTCCGCCGCCGCTGACCGGAGCGTCGACGAGCGACACACCGCGTTCGCGTGCGGCCGCTGCCAGTTCGCGGCAGGTGTCCGGATGGATCGTGCTGTGCACCGCGATGACGCCGCCCTCGTTCATCCCCTCGAGGATGCCGTTCTCGCCGGTGATCACCTGCCGAACGTCGTCGTCGTCGACTACGCACAGGCAGACGAGGTCGCTGACCGCGGCGAGTTCCGCAGGTGACTGCGCATACTTCGCCGCCGTATCGGCATAGGGAGCAAGCGATTCCGGGCGGCGGGCCCAGAGCGTCGTCTCGTAACCCGACTCGACGATTCGGCGGGCCATCGGCCCACCCTGGCTTCCGAGTCCGATGAATCCGACACGCATCACAGTGCCTCCGATCGGGGATTGGACGTCATAGGGGCGGTGCCTCCCGGTGTGCGATGCACTCGTCGACGAATGCGAACACCGTCCGGTGGTAGGCCGGGCCGGCGTAACCGATGCTGAGATTGTGTCCACCTCCGGGATGAAGGTGCAAGGTCACACCCGGTGCCGCCGTGAACATCTCAGCGACGTCCTCGAGTGCCTGCGCGTCGTTGCGCCAGACCTTCTCGTGTTCGGCGGCGGTGAAGTGCACAGGCACTCGGACCTGTGCGGCGAGGGCAGGGAAGTCGACGGTCGGCCAGCCGGCGGTGACGTCGGCCTCGTAGTCGGGCGTGCGCGCGGCGATCACGGCACCGCCGACGATGTCCGGCGGGTACAGATCGGCGGGAGTCCACAGCAGTTCACCGACACCGCGGGCGTTCGCGTACCGCTCGCGGGTGCCGAGAATGCCTGCGGCGAGGGCGTGGTGCTCGCGCCCGGTGCCGGACAGTTCGACGCCCAGGATCTCCTCGTGCCGGTTCTCGACCGCCATGCGTACCGTGAGCTCGCTCCCGACCGAATGACCCCACAGGAACAGGCCCGCACCGCGGGGTGACGTGCCGAGCAGGGCGTCGACGGTGCGGTAGGCGAGATCGACACGCACATCCGGAGCACCCAGCTCCTCACGGTGCGGTCGCGACTCGCCGTAGCCGGGACGATCCGGGGCGATCACAGTGAAACCGTGCGCCACGGCCTCGCGCATCATCGACAGCTCGGGGTGGCCGGGGCAGTCCCAGTAGGCCGCGCGGGCGGCACCACCGTGCAACGCCACGATCACGGCGCGCGGTTCGGGTGCTTCGGCGACCAGAGCGGACATCGGGATGCCCTCGACATCGACGACGCGGGCTACGGGTGAGTCGTCTCCCGCGCCGCCGATGTGAGCCTCCTCGATCGGTGAGGACTGTGTGCGGGCAGTGCTCATGTGTCGCTCCGCAGCAGCATCGCACTGCCGGGAGTGAGCCCGCCGCTGCTGACCACGGCGACGCGGGCGTCGCGCACCTGGCGGTCGCCGGCCTCGCCGCGCAGCTGGGTGACCGCTTCGTGGACGAGGCCCATTCCGTGGGTGCGGCCGTGCGAGAGCTGCCCGCCGTGGGTGTTGAGGGGGAGGATGCCGTCGCGGGCGATGTTCTTCCCGCCGTCGAGGAAGTCCTTCGCCTCGCCGATCCCGCAGAAGCCGAGGGCCTCGATCCACGACAGCGCGTTGAAGGTGAAGCCGTCGTAGAGCTGTGCGACGTCGACATCCTCGGGTCGCAGCGACGTGCGGGTCCACAGATGGGCGGCCGGTCCGAGGACCTGCGGTTCATGGGTGAGCGTGCTCTGATCCCACTCGATGCGTTCGACGATCTGGGTGCCGACGGCCTCCACACGGACGGCCGGTCCGGGCAGGTCCTTCACGGTGTCCGCAGCGGAGACGATGACGGCGACTGCGCCGTCGCACGGCACGTCGCAGTCGTACAGGCCGAACGGGGTGGTCACGGGCCGGGCCGACAGATAGTCGTCCATGGTCAGGGGGTCGCGGTAGATCGCGCCCGGATTGAGTGCGGCGTTCGCGCGCTGGTTCAGCGCGATCCAGCCGAGCGTCTCGCGGGTGGTGCCGTAGCGGTGGAAGTGCCGCTGGGCGTTCTGAGCGAGGGTGTGCGCGGCGGAGATACCGCCGAAGGGCACCATCCAACTGGGGGTGCGTCCGCCGGGCGGCGTGATCTGCCCGACCTTGACGAGTTCGTTGTAGGTCGACTCCCACAGGGTGCGGTAGCACAGTACGTGCCGGGCGAGACCGCTCGCGACGGCGAGCATCGCGGCGATCACCGATCCGCTGGGTCCGGGGGTCTCGATGCCGCCGTTGAACCAGGTGGGACGCAGACCGAGAGCGGATTCGACGGCGGCGACACCGCCTTCGCCGAAACCGATGATCGGGCCGGCGCCGGGATAGGTCGACAGGCCGTCGATGTCGTCCATCGTCAAGCCGGCGTCGGCGACGGCGCGTTCGCACGCCTGCACGGTGAGAGAGACGGGGTCGACCATGAGACGCCGCCCGATGTCGGACATACCGATACCGGTGATGGCGACCTTGTCCTCGAACTTGTCCGGACTCGCGGGCGGGCGGATGTGGAGGCGGATCTGTTCCGGTTCGATCTCGTCCACGGGCAGCGGAGCAGGTGCTCCCTGCTCCGCTGCCGGACGGAAGAGCGGCAGCCAGACGTCGCCGTCCCGATGGAAGACGACCTCCATGCGCATGCCGAGTTCGAGTTGCTCGGCATCGCATTCGACCGCATTGGTGGTCAACCGCACCCGGGAATCCTCCTCGAGTGCGACCTGCGCGATGACGAACGGGGGAGGAAGGCCGGGTAGACCGAAACGGTGGTTGAC harbors:
- a CDS encoding NAD(P)-dependent oxidoreductase; the protein is MSRVHFVGAGRMGLPMIERLVEGGHDVHVLARHDDARAAVEKISAVAVGDITGIGIDAELVVVCVFTDEQVRQVCLDGGVLGRMPRGSTLVVHTTISPRTVETLAAAAEPYGVAVIDAAVSGGPHDIAAGALTLFLGGTDDAVAAVTPVLKSYGDPVLHVGTPGSGQKVKLVNNALFAAEIGLLAEAAELGRQLGVDEAALFSALPHGSSSCKVMGNIAMRGSVSEFRSAVGEFLTKDVAVVRAAVSELGGDLGVLDTAIDAHTR
- a CDS encoding IS701 family transposase, with product MQVEVQQWSSGFAAFCGRFAPRFSRVESRRRMVAYIRGLLGELERKNGWTLAEAAGDATPDGMQRLLNFYAWDCDGLRDDVREIVAQTIGDETAGVLIIDETGFLKKGSTSAGVARQYSGTAGRIENSQVGVFLAYASLTGRALIDRELYLPKSWTDDRQRCRDAGIDDSIEFSTKPELAQSMIERALDAGLPFGWVTADEAYGQAGQLRLWLESRGVAHVLAVPKSQMVVTMRLQRRRAHSVIADLDESVWQPMSCGDGAHGPRIYDWAAAPIRPLRERGRGHWLLARRSRTDPEQIAYYICFGAADTTLDELVRVAGSRWAIEECFQTAKNETGLDHYQVRGYTAWYRHITLSMAAAAFLTILRRDAEKGAALPVPKRTPPHRTHHPRVGMHC
- a CDS encoding NAD(P)-dependent oxidoreductase; the protein is MRVGFIGLGSQGGPMARRIVESGYETTLWARRPESLAPYADTAAKYAQSPAELAAVSDLVCLCVVDDDDVRQVITGENGILEGMNEGGVIAVHSTIHPDTCRELAAAARERGVSLVDAPVSGGGMGAAAGTLLVMVGGDSDVVERCRPVFSTYGNPVVHLGDTGAGLVTKLLNNLLFTANLVLAENTLALGAELGVDPARLGEVVSHGSANSFALGRVVSAGGSLDRIGGHAGELLKKDVSLVAGLAATAGIPEGVTFTTADASLEKMGHPR
- a CDS encoding thiolase C-terminal domain-containing protein, with the translated sequence MKVSGRPLPQLTLQNKFFWTSGEDGRLRIQECESCSALIHPPQPVCRYCREKQMGVRVVSGYATLIGFTVNHRFGLPGLPPPFVIAQVALEEDSRVRLTTNAVECDAEQLELGMRMEVVFHRDGDVWLPLFRPAAEQGAPAPLPVDEIEPEQIRLHIRPPASPDKFEDKVAITGIGMSDIGRRLMVDPVSLTVQACERAVADAGLTMDDIDGLSTYPGAGPIIGFGEGGVAAVESALGLRPTWFNGGIETPGPSGSVIAAMLAVASGLARHVLCYRTLWESTYNELVKVGQITPPGGRTPSWMVPFGGISAAHTLAQNAQRHFHRYGTTRETLGWIALNQRANAALNPGAIYRDPLTMDDYLSARPVTTPFGLYDCDVPCDGAVAVIVSAADTVKDLPGPAVRVEAVGTQIVERIEWDQSTLTHEPQVLGPAAHLWTRTSLRPEDVDVAQLYDGFTFNALSWIEALGFCGIGEAKDFLDGGKNIARDGILPLNTHGGQLSHGRTHGMGLVHEAVTQLRGEAGDRQVRDARVAVVSSGGLTPGSAMLLRSDT
- a CDS encoding SDR family NAD(P)-dependent oxidoreductase translates to MISLENAVVVVTGGAQGIGRATAARLTRLGARVWIGDVDEEGVVRTADELGVRGARLDVTDAACFGAFLDRVQTDGPIDMLVNNAGVMQTGAFLDLPISGHADEIGVNLLGVVHGMRLVLPGMVERRQGHVVNLASMAAKITTPQMATYCATKFAVGALSRAVRAEIRGSGVTVSTVLPAAVRTDMTKRFTLGSVIPTSEADDVARAIATTVRRPRPEVTIPGWLGGMDLVEAAVTESILDRVKSIVVTRAMR
- a CDS encoding SDR family NAD(P)-dependent oxidoreductase codes for the protein MEGLKDKIVLVAGAATGLGADSARRLAREGARVVVGDLNYEGAERTATTITETGGTAVAAQFDISDDESVRALVAKTVETYGGLDAVHINAGDMGAVTKDTDVVDIDLEIWDRTVAVNLRGHMLVTRHSVPKLLERGGGAIVYTSSIASFTGDPQRPAYSATKAAINALARHVASRWGREGIRANAVTPGLILTDEIRNGAAPELLAGMLARTRSTRLGEAADISSMVAYLMSDDGSWINGQVVNVDGGTVLR
- a CDS encoding alpha/beta hydrolase; translation: MSTARTQSSPIEEAHIGGAGDDSPVARVVDVEGIPMSALVAEAPEPRAVIVALHGGAARAAYWDCPGHPELSMMREAVAHGFTVIAPDRPGYGESRPHREELGAPDVRVDLAYRTVDALLGTSPRGAGLFLWGHSVGSELTVRMAVENRHEEILGVELSGTGREHHALAAGILGTRERYANARGVGELLWTPADLYPPDIVGGAVIAARTPDYEADVTAGWPTVDFPALAAQVRVPVHFTAAEHEKVWRNDAQALEDVAEMFTAAPGVTLHLHPGGGHNLSIGYAGPAYHRTVFAFVDECIAHREAPPL